The following are from one region of the Gossypium hirsutum isolate 1008001.06 chromosome D03, Gossypium_hirsutum_v2.1, whole genome shotgun sequence genome:
- the LOC107927050 gene encoding xyloglucan endotransglucosylase/hydrolase protein 31, which yields MVLSMPSLLCLPFMAPVFSSFLALTLIIPLSNAQGPPSPGFSPSSRVSTVAFNTGFRNLWGPQHQKLDQGSLTIWLDKSSGSGFKSLRPYHSGYFGAAMKLQPGYTAGVITSFYLSNNEEHPGDHDEIDIEFLGTTPDKPYTLQTNVYIRGSGDGNINIGREMKFHLWFDPTKDYHNYAILWNPSEIIFFVDDVPIRRYPRKSDATFPTRPMWVYGSIWDASSWATENGRYKADYNYQPFVGRYTNFKVSACTANSPAPCRPPSASPYGSSSLSPQQALAMNWVKNNYLVYDYCHDPKRDHTQIPEC from the exons ATGGTACTATCTATGCCTTCCCTTTTATGTCTTCCCTTTATGGCTCCAGTTTTCTCTTCGTTTCTTGCTTTAACTCTCATTATTCCATTAAGCAATGCTCAAGGTCCACCTTCCCCTGGATTCTCCCCAAGCTCCAGGGTGAGCACCGTGGCCTTTAATACAGGGTTTCGAAACCTCTGGGGTCCTCAGCACCAAAAACTAGACCAGGGCTCATTAACAATCTGGCTCGATAAAAGCTCAG GGAGTGGTTTCAAGTCACTTCGTCCGTACCATTCTGGTTACTTTGGTGCTGCAATGAAACTCCAACCTGGTTATACAGCAGGAGTGATTACATCTTTCTAT CTTTCAAACAATGAAGAACACCCCGGAGACCATGACGAAATCGACATCGAGTTCCTTGGAACAACGCCGGATAAACCCTACACATTGCAGACCAATGTGTACATTAGAGGAAGCGGGGATGGGAACATAAATATTGGAAGGGAAATGAAGTTTCATCTATGGTTTGACCCTACAAAAGATTACCATAACTATGCTATACTGTGGAACCCTAGTGAAATCAT ATTTTTCGTAGATGATGTGCCGATCAGAAGGTACCCAAGGAAGAGCGACGCCACATTCCCAACGAGACCAATGTGGGTGTACGGATCAATATGGGATGCGTCATCTTGGGCTACCGAGAATGGTAGGTACAAGGCTGATTATAACTACCAACCCTTTGTAGGCCGGTACACGAATTTCAAAGTAAGCGCCTGCACCGCCAACAGTCCCGCCCCTTGCCGCCCGCCTTCTGCCTCTCCGTACGGGTCCAGCAGCCTTAGCCCACAGCAAGCTTTGGCCATGAATTGGGTCAAAAACAACTATTTGGTGTATGACTATTGCCATGATCCTAAGAGGGATCACACTCAGATACCCGAGTGCTAA